One window from the genome of Crassostrea angulata isolate pt1a10 chromosome 2, ASM2561291v2, whole genome shotgun sequence encodes:
- the LOC128172478 gene encoding uncharacterized protein LOC128172478, which produces MSGIEEFCSSAKKAYEIEKSTSFINPFILTIGEDEMCLLDDDSDEEFQPNFNLTFRKQPSYADQLPIEYSDDESDTCDDDPADATETDYKKVNSIEDIETLITDRPLLVYQQPLLDLANTQISTICKICNEAVSICVDNIGSATYLKWVRTIQNMF; this is translated from the exons ATGTCGGGTATTGAAGAGTTTTGTAGTAGTGCGAAAAAAGCGTATGAAATTGAGAAGTCAACTTCCTTTATTAATCCTTTCAT TCTTACGATTGGCGAGGATGAAATGTGCTTGCTGGACGATGATTCGGATGAGGAATTTCAGCCAAATTTCAACTTAACATTCAGGAAACA ACCAAGTTATGCAGACCAGCTTCCTATAGAGTACTCGGATGATGAGTCTGACACATGTGATGATGACCCTGCTGATGCTACAGAAACAGACTACAAGAAAGTAAACAGTATTGAGGACATAGAAACTTTAATTACTGACCGCCCTCTTCTTGTATACCAACAACCCTTGTTGGATTTGGCCAACACACAGATTAGTACTATCTGCAAAATTTGTAATGAAGCTGTCAGCATTTGTGTGGATAATATTGGTTCAGCAACATATCTTAAATGGGTAAGAACCATTCAGAACATGTTTTAA